The following are encoded in a window of Rosa chinensis cultivar Old Blush chromosome 4, RchiOBHm-V2, whole genome shotgun sequence genomic DNA:
- the LOC112198518 gene encoding putative TrmH family tRNA/rRNA methyltransferase translates to MVVESYVVVHNIAKRHNVGTLARSATAFGVSELILVGRREFNAFGSHGSTSHVRFRHFHSLQDARQFLKDRDCDICGVEITDNAMPVNHHPFTKSTAFLLGNEGTGLSAKECEICDFFVYIPQYGDGTASLNVTVAASIVLHQFGVWAGFPERTRDGNKFIVAEKPAKQTRRSFCAETADSVIEERKSRKEQNSNGFFDESANDNPSSNLLDGLFSDVR, encoded by the exons ATGGTGGTGGAGAGCTATGTGGTGGTTCACAACATAGCCAAGAGGCACAACGTGGGCACACTCGCCCGGAGCGCCACCGCCTTCGGCGTCTCCGAGCTTATTCTCGTCGGCCGCAGAGAATTCAACGCCTTCGGCAGCCACGGCTCCACCTCCCACGTTCGCTTCCGCCACTTTCACTCTCTCCAAGACGCCCGCCAATTCCTCAAG GACAGAGATTGTGATATTTGCGGCGTTGAGATCACTGATAATGCTATGCCGGTCAATCACCACCCTTTCACCAAAAGCACTGCTTTTCTTCTTGGCAATGAG GGAACAGGCCTTTCTGCTAAGGAGTGTGAGATATGTGATTTCTTTGTGTATATCCCACAGTATGGGGACGGCACTGCTTCCTTGAATGTAACTGTTGCAGCTTCTATTGTCCTGCATCAGTTTGGAG TCTGGGCTGGCTTCCCTGAGAGAACCCGTGATGGGAACAAGTTCATTGTGGCAGAGAAACCTGCAAAGCAGACAAGACGAAGTTTCTGTGCAGAAACAGCAGATTCTGTAATTGAAGAGCGAAAGTCTAGAAAAGAGCAGAATTCTAATGGTTTCTTTGACGAGAGTGCAAATGACAATCCATCTTCTAACCTTCTGGATGGGTTGTTCAGTGATGTAAGATAA
- the LOC112198519 gene encoding protein DMP2 → MGASSSSSSKSKNSTQNKGVKDTALTGVGNLIKLLPTGTVFLFQFVNPVLTNNGECNMSVNKILSAILIVVCAFSCCFASFTDSYTGSDGQIHYGIATTKGLWPSTSSGSVDLSAYKLRVGDFVHAFFSLIVFAGLSLLDSNTVRCFYPAFESTEKVLLQALPPVIGTIAGTIFVLFPNTRHGIGYPYSSSDSSQDSDQEDS, encoded by the coding sequence ATGGGGGCTTCATCCAGCTCTTCATCCAAATCCAAGAACTCCACCCAAAACAAGGGTGTCAAAGACACTGCATTAACAGGAGTAGGCAACCTCATCAAGCTCCTCCCTACCGGCACGGTATTCTTGTTCCAGTTCGTCAACCCCGTTTTAACCAACAATGGCGAATGCAACATGTCCGTCAACAAGATTCTAAGCGCCATTCTCATTGTCGTTTGCGCCTTCTCTTGCTGCTTTGCTTCCTTCACCGACAGTTACACCGGCAGTGATGGACAAATTCACTATGGAATTGCAACAACAAAGGGTCTTTGGCCCTCAACCAGTTCTGGCTCTGTGGACTTGTCTGCTTACAAGCTTCGGGTTGGGGATTTTGTGCATgccttcttttccttgatcGTGTTTGCAGGGTTATCACTTTTGGATTCCAACACTGTGAGGTGCTTCTATCCTGCATTTGAGTCCACTGAGAAGGTTCTGCTCCAGGCGTTGCCCCCTGTAATAGGCACTATTGCTGGTACTATCTTTGTTCTGTTCCCTAATACACGCCACGGAATTGGGTACCCTTATTCAAGTTCTGATTCTTCACAAGACTCGGACCAGGAGGACTCCTAA